Proteins from a single region of Chryseobacterium sp. W4I1:
- a CDS encoding KTSC domain-containing protein: protein MKRLGEHRKLLGVDKTATLKELKTIYRNTMKDSHPDKFINDEAGKLEAEEKSKAVIEAYHFLVSINEETQEKYKEEYTETITKSNIQDFYLEKAILKVQHLNGNMYEYIGVPRNTYIKMVNSDSPSRFARRHIYGNFIYRKAGEVMAD, encoded by the coding sequence ATGAAAAGACTTGGTGAACATAGAAAGCTTCTAGGGGTTGATAAGACCGCTACTTTAAAAGAATTAAAAACGATTTACAGAAATACGATGAAAGATTCGCATCCTGATAAATTTATTAATGACGAAGCGGGTAAGCTGGAAGCAGAAGAAAAAAGCAAGGCAGTGATTGAAGCGTACCACTTTCTGGTAAGCATCAACGAAGAAACACAGGAAAAATATAAGGAAGAATATACTGAAACGATCACAAAATCTAATATTCAGGATTTTTATCTTGAAAAAGCAATTTTGAAAGTTCAGCACCTGAACGGAAATATGTATGAATATATTGGCGTTCCAAGAAATACCTATATTAAGATGGTCAATTCTGATTCGCCAAGCCGTTTTGCAAGAAGACACATTTATGGAAATTTCATCTACAGAAAGGCTGGTGAGGTAATGGCAGATTAG
- a CDS encoding helix-turn-helix domain-containing protein, translated as MKKYLNNEASCPVDYAFRRIGGKYKGRILWYLHVKTIMRYGELRKTLTDITPKMLTQTLRELEDDSLVNRKVYHEVPPKVEYSLTEAGQQLIPFIDYLRIWGNEQIEKQKVKQTV; from the coding sequence ATGAAAAAATATTTAAATAACGAAGCTTCCTGCCCTGTAGACTATGCATTCAGAAGAATTGGCGGAAAATATAAAGGACGAATATTGTGGTATCTGCATGTAAAAACGATTATGCGGTATGGCGAATTACGGAAAACGCTTACCGATATTACCCCTAAAATGCTTACCCAGACTTTGCGTGAGCTGGAAGATGACAGTCTTGTCAACAGAAAAGTATATCATGAAGTGCCTCCGAAAGTAGAATATTCATTAACCGAAGCCGGACAACAGCTCATCCCTTTCATAGACTATTTACGGATTTGGGGAAATGAACAAATAGAGAAGCAAAAAGTAAAACAGACTGTATAA
- a CDS encoding NADP-dependent oxidoreductase: MKTIILNETGGVDKLQLTDTQKPQIKSNEVLVKVKAISINPVDVNARAYDHVLNWIYGDIRPVILGWDMAGEVSEIGEEVTGFKVGDRVFGMVNFFGNGKAYAEYTAAPASHLALIPEHHTFEEAAAATLAAVTAYQALVDVAKIKKNDRVLIHAASGGVGHFAVQIAKYFGAYVFGTSSANNKEFVLSIGANEHIDYTQKHSLDIAGDIDIVIDNIQGETLLNSIDVVRSGGIIVTLPSPEIPQNIQDKAEKQNVNIEFMMVASKKETIQAIAGLLENKSLIPHIHQTFPFEEMPKAHLEMETKRVVGKIVVTL, from the coding sequence ATGAAAACAATTATTTTAAATGAAACCGGAGGCGTTGATAAGCTTCAGTTAACTGATACACAAAAACCTCAAATAAAAAGTAATGAAGTATTGGTAAAGGTAAAAGCAATAAGTATCAATCCGGTTGATGTAAACGCCAGAGCGTATGATCATGTGCTTAATTGGATATATGGTGATATAAGGCCGGTAATCTTGGGCTGGGATATGGCAGGAGAAGTGAGTGAAATAGGAGAAGAAGTAACCGGTTTTAAAGTTGGAGACCGGGTTTTTGGAATGGTCAACTTTTTCGGGAACGGAAAAGCCTATGCAGAATATACGGCTGCTCCTGCAAGTCATCTGGCACTGATTCCTGAACATCATACATTTGAAGAGGCTGCGGCGGCCACCTTAGCAGCGGTAACAGCTTATCAGGCTTTAGTGGATGTTGCTAAAATCAAAAAAAATGACAGGGTTCTGATTCATGCCGCGTCAGGAGGAGTTGGTCATTTTGCGGTCCAGATCGCTAAATATTTTGGAGCTTACGTATTCGGAACGTCCTCTGCAAATAATAAGGAATTTGTTCTGTCGATTGGGGCGAATGAGCATATTGATTATACCCAAAAACACAGTCTGGATATTGCAGGAGATATTGATATTGTTATCGATAACATTCAGGGAGAAACACTGCTGAACTCAATTGATGTGGTACGGTCCGGAGGAATCATTGTCACATTACCTTCACCTGAAATTCCTCAAAACATTCAGGATAAAGCGGAAAAACAGAATGTAAATATTGAATTCATGATGGTGGCCTCTAAAAAAGAAACGATTCAGGCCATTGCAGGCTTACTTGAAAATAAATCCCTTATTCCCCATATTCATCAGACTTTTCCCTTTGAGGAAATGCCCAAAGCCCATCTGGAAATGGAAACCAAAAGGGTAGTAGGTAAAATAGTGGTAACTCTATAA